TGAAGGCATAGGACAGGATAGCGTAGAATAAGTTAAGTGAAGTAGGCAGTGGAAATACAGTAATATAAAGAATGAAGGTGTAGTAGAGAAGGAGGCAGAAGGAATTGGAGGTAGCATTCTATAGACCTACGAAAACGATTCTAAGAAAGCTGATGGGATAAGCAAGCCTGAAAGACAAGTTTAGTCAGTAGCTCTCCCATTTTGGCcttaaaaatctttgtttcatAGCTTTGCCTATTGTCTTCCACTTAAGCCCGATCAGTACCTTTCTTTACAAGTGAGCATCTAAAGCCAAACTGCCGTCTCAAGTACCCTTCATTGGTTACTTCCATTCTGGCTGAAGGAACAGTAGGATGGCCCCAGGCCCCTCACGGTGCAGTCTGTGCTGTCCGTGTCGCAGGTCTCACAGTGACACTCTGTAGCTACCGGGTACGAATAAAAAGATTCGGGGTGATCACCACAGCCAGGGATCTTCACTGTTTCATACACAACCTCCTTGAAGGTACATGTTTGCTGAAGGGATGATACTGGTGGATATTTATATACTGGATCCTGAAAATTACAAGAAGGAAATACCtattttgaaattcatttaTGGGGTAGAATTCcaaatttttataaaataaagggCCTGatgtgaaaattaattaaacagGTGGGAAAATCCCATGGAGATCAAAAGGATTTGGATCACATTCTTCTTATTTCACCTAGATCCTTAGATTTCTCCTTTCAGGAGGGCTGATATGGCAAATTCATGTCATACCATCACGAGACAATCTTGCTGATCAGTTACTTTATTCTTCAAATTATTTGGAATAGTAGAGGAGTCTACATAGTAATCGCTGCTTTATTTTATCCGTTTGCAACCACAAACGGAACACAAGGCAGAGCTCCAGATTGCAATACTTTCAACTCTAGTTAAACAATACAAACATAATGTGTGCAGCCAGTTAAAGATCTGAATTTTACCAGCATCTCTTCAACCTTCCCTTTGTGGTTCAGACCAACTGTGTATCTACATTCCCGTCAAACTGCACAGCAGTTACTCAACCTGTTCTTTCACAAGGCACATCCTGCCTATGTGTTTTTTACCAACTAGAGAAATGGGTTATTTATACATCACTTGGAATATTTAATTCTGGTGCCTGAAACTAAATTTAAGATTCTCACCCTTGTGAAGCAGTATCCTGAGCACCACGTGGCATTCACCGTAATGCAGAATTCACATTCTTCTCTTTCCACTGCTATAGTAATATTGGTGAGCTGACAGCTGTTGCAACAAATTGCTTTCCAGCAAAATAACAGCAGGTAACAATTAAGTGTCTTCATCCTGTgtataaagcaaaaaatgtaTCTATACTGGATAAATGTGTAGGTGTTTGCAACAGgaaatatttatagaaatagGGAGAAATTGAGTCTTCACATTATCCTCAAGGGGTTCTATAATAGCAAGCTTTCAGAAACATCAGTGAGAACATAGGATAAAGCCATTAAATAGATCTGTCTGTTTATTGTTAAAGGAGTTTGATTTTCCTGAGTGACTGAAATGGCATGTCAGCAATCTTTGCAGAATAATAATAGCAGAGTACCATACCAATTTCAATGAACTGTTTTTATCTAAGTTTCTGCACAGTGAATGTGTCTTGTCtttaaggagaaagaaaaagaagcaagagagagagagcaaaggACAATCtatttttcagaagcaatgAATTACATAAAGTGCTTGTAATTTTAGAAAAGATTTCTTGATCAGAATCTGATGAAAACTTACCTGAATTCTACTTGCCTTCCTGGGGATAGCTGTAGTGAAGAGCAAGCCCTGTGCTTGCCTTTTATACTAAATCATGTGTAACTTACACCTTGAGGATTTGCAATGCCTTAATGCAGCAAGCATTAGTTTGGTACTTGGTGAAAGCGGATTAATGGCCAGCCAGACAGTGAGATCAAGCCTtgttaagaggaaaaaagaaaagcaaaacacagtcAGGAAATGATGGTGAAGGTTACTGTCACAATATCTTTTTAGAAGTTTCACTGGATTTGATTCAGTGGCATTTAGAAACAGCTGAGCCATTCCACAATTTGAAAGGTTGAGAACCCTATTTTTGGAAAAGTTAAGGTGTTTTGACTGTGTTTTATGTCAGCCCTCAAATGGATAGGCTTGGGGTGCAAGCTGGTCCTCTGTTAATTCAAAGCGCAAACATTGCTACAGTGTTTCTTGGCTAATGAACATGTTCTTGAGTTCTTCAGGCAGTCAATCTTAATTGAATTTCTCTGAATTATGTCTTTCTTAGTGAGCTGCATATATATGTGCTTGTTTACTGATCTATGGTCCAAGAAAGCTAGTAATGTGGTTTTGTTAAACCATGAGTAACTCTTCTTTACCATTTCAAATAGCACTGTGGTTTTCCAAAATCCAGATTTCTATCCCAGCATATTCAGTCCTGGTTCCTGTCTGTTTCATGGTCACAGTTTTTTTAACTTATGTGAGGGATGTCGGTGTCGTGGAAAGGGACTGTAAGGATGTCATAATGAGGGTCCAgatctgtgttttctgtcagtGACCTCAGATCAAATATTGTCATCTTACAGGGAAAATGCTAATATTTTTGGCAGGCAACCATGCAAACTCATCTTGAACGCATTCTCTAGTTTGTCATGGTAATAAAAGATCCTGTGAATAGTGTTCCCCCACTCAGTGCTCTTTTCCTGTGTTCACACGTTAGTGATGTGTGCCTCTTTGCCAGAATAATGACAGAGAAATAactttgttgaacttcacatATCACTTCTGTGGAAGATGACTCACAGAAGCGCCGAATTTACTATTGTCTGGCCAGAACAGCCAGGCTGGCTTTGTTATGACTGTTCTATTATGGTCAGTCTGACTTTTACAGAAATCCATCCACAAAAGAAAACTAGGCAAGGACATAcagttaaaaacattttatcatGAAAAGAAATTCTCACTGACTTATTAGTTGTCCTGCAGACAGGATACTTttcaaaatggcttttaaaaatgagtcCTTTAAGTGTCTCGTACCTTCCTGTGGTCCTGCAGACTGGCCATCTGTTCCAGTTTCCATCCAGTCTGCAATACCTTAATTTGTTAATGAATTTCCTATGACACCAAAGTTAGAAAGTGATCTACAAATTTTCCCTGGATGTCTCctataataataacaacttcGTCTGAAGAGAACACAGTTCAATTAAATTTATAAAGAAGTCAAGAAAGTAGATATCTTCCTATTTACTGATATAAACTCCGTGATTGTTTGATGATGGTCTTCTCAGAGAAGATTCTCACTTGCTGTAAATCACTAAATCTAGAGATGCCAGACAAAAGCTGATTACAATTAGTTATATCCCTCCTGAGGATGTGGCCTTTTCTAAGTCCTAAATtatgcaaattaaataaaattaaataaacttcACTTACAAAAGACAATATGGGAAATATCTAATCTCTCAGTTGCAATGATCGGTGTCATGGTTGGAAGAAGTCATACCCATTCATGAAAATCATAGTTTCAGAAGCAGAGTCCAAGTTtagctcctgctgtgctgatTCTTCCCTCCCCTGCTTCCTTGTTCTGACCCACTCAGCCTCCTTACTTGTAGCAACACAAGTTAAGGAAATCATTCTAATTAAAAGGGAGAAATCCAGCCCAGCTGTCTTTTACAGGATTGTTGCTAATCCATATCAATTTGTTCTGCAATGAAATGAGCAGCTGTAGCAGTGTAATTGCTGGGATTGGATTGGGGAGGGGGAACGAGGGGCAACAAGGGGGAAGGTTCACAAGAAATGCTTTACGTAATGTTCTCCCTAAAGAGCTCATGAGACTATGTTGTAAACATGATACGAACTTTTTAACAGGAGAAGTTCATCCTGCACTGAATTCAAGGGCATGAGTTTCTGTAATCATCAGTTTTAGGTTGTTTTCTAGCTATCAACTCTGCTAAATTCGTTGGTGAATATATGAATATGCATTTTTAGGGTAATAGGAAATTACGAATTGCAGTCAACTAACCACCAGTCTGTCATCTGAGAACTGGTAATTTGGTGAGTTGTTACTTAgatggctttgattttgttcCCACACCTTTTATTAGAAAGATACACTAAAGGAATTCTCATGATGGGCAGGATGCTGTGTAAGTACAAATTTTTCTATGATTAGTTCACACCTCTGGGAAATCTTTATATGCTAATAATATCATACTCCTTCAAGTTTATGTTCccattagattaaaaaaaatgttatggtGGTTTTGGAGGGAATAACACATGCTATTTATCCAGAAAGCTATCATTTTAACATGTAGGTTCTGTGTTACTGAATTTTGTATGCTTATGCTTTatgctttccattttaa
Above is a window of Caloenas nicobarica isolate bCalNic1 chromosome 5, bCalNic1.hap1, whole genome shotgun sequence DNA encoding:
- the FSHB gene encoding follitropin subunit beta — protein: MKTLNCYLLLFCWKAICCNSCQLTNITIAVEREECEFCITVNATWCSGYCFTRDPVYKYPPVSSLQQTCTFKEVVYETVKIPGCGDHPESFYSYPVATECHCETCDTDSTDCTVRGLGPSYCSFSQNGSNQ